From the genome of Cryptococcus neoformans var. neoformans B-3501A chromosome 1, whole genome shotgun sequence, one region includes:
- a CDS encoding hypothetical protein (HMMPfam hit to HAT, HAT (Half-A-TPR) repeat, score: 143.1, E(): 5.9e-40): MAGRDPRDRAPRVRNRAPAAVQITAEQLLREAQERQEPAIQAPKQRVQDLEELSEFQARKRTEFESRIRYSRDSILAWTKYAQWEASQNEYERSRSVFERALDVDPRSVDLWIKYTDMELKARNINHARNLFDRAITLLPRVDALWYKYVYLEELLLNVSGARQIFERWMQWEPNDKAWQSYIKLEERYNELDRASAIYERWIACRPIPKNWVTWAKFEEDRGQPDKAREVFQTALEFFGDEEEQVEKAQSVFAAFARMETRLKEFERARVIYKFALARLPRSKSASLYAQYTKFEKQHGDRAGVELTVLGKRRIQYEEELAYDPTNYDAWFSLARLEEDAYRADREDGEDVEPMRVREVYERAVANVPPALEKRYWRRYIYLWLQYAAFEEIDTKDYDRARDVYKAAVKLVPHKTFTFAKLWLAYAYFEIRRLDVSAARKVLGAGIGMCPKPKLFTGYIELEMRLREFDRVRTLYEKFLTYDPSLSSAWIQWTQVESAVEDFERVRAIFELAVQQSLDMPEIVWKAYIDFEAGEGERERARNLYERLLERTSHVKVWISYALMEIATLGGGEDEDGNEIEGEAGDADLARQVFERGYKDLRAKGEKEDRAVLLESWKSFEQEHGDEETLAKVEDMLPTTRKRWRKAEDGSGELEEYWDLVFPDDEREANPTSFKFFQAAQAWAQQRAGQGEEGGLSYDLPSDSEDENEDGDEDGDGREEEGMDQD, translated from the exons ATGGCAGGAAGAGATCCGAGAGACCGTGCTCCAAGAGTGCGCAACAGAGCACCCGCTGCCGTACAG ATCACAGCGGAGCAGCTTTTGAGAGAGGCGCAAGAACGACAAGAACCTGCTATCCAGGCACCCAAACAGCGTGTtcaggatttggaggagcTTTCAGAGTTTCAGGCGAGGAAAAGAACGGAGTTCGAGTCAAGGATCAGATACTCAAGGGACAGCATTCTCG CATGGACCAAATATGCACAATGGGAAGCCAGCCAGAATGAGTATGAGCGATCAAGATCAGTGTTTGAGCGAGCGTTGGATGTTGATCCCAGATCAGTGGACCTCTGG ATTAAGTATACCGACATGGAGCTGAAAGCTCGAAACATCAACCACGCTAGGAATCTTTTTGACAGAGCTatcaccctccttccccgTGTTGACGCA CTTTGGTACAAATATGTCTATCTTGAAGAATTGCTTCTCAATGTTTCAGGTGCTCGTCAAATCTTTGAGAGGTGGATGCAATGGGAACCCAACGACAAAGCTTGGCAGAGTTACATCAAGCTCGAAGAACGTTATAATGAGCTGGATCGGGCTTCCGCCATTTACGAGCGCTGGATTGCTTGCCGCCCGATTCCCAAGAACTGGGTGACATGGGCCAAGTTTGAAGAGGACAGGGGTCAGCCGGACAAGGCTCGGGAGGTTTTCCAGACAGCTTTAGAGTTCTtcggtgatgaagaggagcaggtgGAAAAAGCCCAATCGGTATTTGCTGCGTTCGCAAGGATGGAGACTAGATTGAAGGAATTTGAAAGGGCGAGAGTGATTTACAAATTTGCCTTAGCAAGATTGCCTAGATCAAAATCTGCTAGCT TATATGCCCAGTATACCAAATTCGAGAAGCAAC ATGGTGACCGTGCTGGTGTTGAGCTCACTGTTCTTGGCAAACGGCGCATTCAGTACGAGGAAGAATTGGCCTATGATCCTACGAATTATGATGCGTGGTTTTCTCTTGCCAGGTTAGAGGAAGATGCCTATCGCGCGGacagagaagatggtgaagatgttgagCCAATGCGAGTTCGGGAAGTGTACGAGAGAGCTGTGGCCAATGTCCCTCCTGCGCTGGAAAAAAGATATTGGAGAAGATACATTTATC TGTGGTTGCAATATGCTGCatttgaggagattgacACCAAGGACTACGACAGGGCGCGGGATGTCTATAAAGCAGCTGTTAAACTTGTGCCACATAAAACGTTCACTTTTGCTAAG CTCTGGCTGGCTTACGCTTACTTTGAAATTCGTCGACTTGACGTCTCTGCGGCCCGTAAAGTTCTTGGTGCTGGTATCGGCATGTGCCCCAAACCGAAGCTCTTTACTGGTTATATCGAACTGGAGATGCGGCTGCGAGAGTTTGATAGGGTTCGAACATTGTACGAGAAGTTCTTGACT TATGACCCCTCCCTCAGTTCTGCCTGGATCCAATGGACTCAAGTTGAATCTGCCGTCGAAGATTTCGAACGTGTTCGAGCAATTTTCGAACTCGCCGTGCAACAATCTCTGGATATGCCCGAGATCGTCTGGAAAGCGTACATTGACTTCGAAGCCGGCGAGGGCGAGCGCGAACGTGCGCGTAATTTGTACGAACGCTTGCTCGAACGTACTTCTCACGTCAAAGTCTGGATTTCATACGCACTCATGGAGATCGCGACGCTTGGtgggggagaggatgaagatggcaaTGAGATTGAAGGCGAGGCTGGGGACGCTGATTTGGCGAGGCAAGTGTTCGAAAGAGGTTATAAGGACTTGCGAGCGAAgggtgaaaaggaagataGAGCCGTGTTACTCGAATCTTGGAAGAGTTTCGAGCAGGAGCATGGCGACGAGGAGACGTTGGCCAAGGTAGAGGATATGTTGCCCACAACTcgaaagaggtggaggaaggcaGAGGACGGGAGtggagagttggaagaatACTGGGACTTGGTATTCCCCGACGATGAAAGGGAAGCGAACCCGACTAGTTTCAAATTCTTCCAGGCTGCCCAAGCTTGGGCTCAACAGCGTGCTGGgcagggagaagaaggcggttTATCCTACGATTTGCCGTCAGATTCAGAGGACGAAAACGAGGACGGAGACGAGGACGGGGACGgtagggaagaagagggaatgGACCAGGATTAG
- a CDS encoding hypothetical protein (HMMPfam hit to Glyco_hydro_38, Glycosyl hydrolases family 38, score: 106.6, E(): 5.9e-29) — MGSHNPITSPKLDYPQRTTEAKYKHLGSIRGRLDQFVGGHYASYNLSSLLYAHRLDDSQHVKLEVWSAPGLTKPTFEEAKRQTFKSTKKGESFGPSWTNHWFKVTLHIPKEWSDYEKVQFEFDCSGEAMIFTTDGDPIHGLTGGFGDDRRVEFIIPQSARNAGVAHYYIEASCNGMFGINNMEPPDPNRYYQLNSADLVVPNEEAWKLMWDFNAIHQVYNTLPGDSALAKKAQWVANEIMNVFETGSLESVARGREVAQIVLGKDWEKNIQEESENAGMEKGVLWGIGHCHIDTAWLWPFHVTQQKSARSWSTQCDLIDRYPEHRFSATQAQQFKWVEQLYPLLFARIKEKVSEGNFQPLGATWVEMDTNLPSGEALIRQFLYGQRYYESRFGFRSDTFVLPDTFGYSSQLPQISRQAGAKNFFTQKLSWNSINKFPHSTFNWVGLDGSQVLTHMTPVDNYNSQCNIDDIRRGVTGHKNLDVTSEALLLFGNGDGGGGPTPPMLEKLRRARAIGQHPDAGGQLPLVKMGGSFSEFFDSVRKETENGIRLPYWRGELYFELHRGTYTTHASIKKGNRKSEILMRQAEYAATIASLVDTDYEYPKERFDVAWEDLLLCQFHDVLPGSGIAMIYEDAEKKYAALHSSITSILNEANSILFKQSTPLVPSSPTEVQGQVFAINTIPNYSRREIVEVHLGKGATSLRQVSAQVTDDGKKGWLLMSTEDDGGMVALPKGVYASPRVAIVLEKDDVAVMSNDNISLQIKGGRITSVYDKALERELVAPGQTGGLVIMEDHPNFWDAWDVDEFHLEKQKHLKFGPLRVKENGPLRGIISTTCRVGKSLIQIDIIMDAIAASVKPGARSIIRFDTVVDWKEKHQFLKFELPLDIYSDFATYDTQFGTVARPTHRNTSWDAAKFEVCAHKFADLSEYGYGVAILNDCKYGYATQGNVMRLSLLRAPTQPDADCDIGTHSFSFAIYPHSGTFIESDVAQVAYAFNSPLSVCCAPKNFLTNVSPLARSSPFTLEGADNVMLETIKRGEDDQLSGDKTKTIILRVYEHLGGHAKVKLNVRHLAVVKAELVNILEDHLETLRLYPLDDKEKALSDLGNEENPHSGDNVYVQLNLRGYEVQTVRLTVKGKKSKAESEGWIKL, encoded by the exons ATGGGGAGCCATAACCCTATCACATCCCCCAAGCTGGACTACCCTCAGAGGACCACCGAGGCTA AGTACAAGCACCTGGGGTCCATTCGCGGTCGTCTTGATCAATTTGTC GGGGGGCACTACGCAAGCTATaacctctcctctcttttgTATGCTCACCGCTTAGACGACTCACAACATGTCAAGCTCGAAGTATGGTCAGCCCCCGGTCTCACCAAGCCCACttttgaagaagccaaaCGCCAAACTTTCAAATCCACTAAGAAGGGCGAATCCTTCGGGCCAAGCTGGACGAATCATTGGTTCAAAGTTACTCTTCACATCCCCAAGGAGTGGTCAGATTACGAGAAGGTCCAATTTGAATTTGACTGTTCTGGTGAAGCCATGATATTCACCACAGACGGTGATCCCATTCATGGCCTGACGGGCGGGTTTGGGGACGACCGACGTGTTGAATTTATCATCCCTCAATCTGCTCGGAATGCTGGAGTCGCCCATTATTATATCGAGGCGAGCTGTAACGGCATGTTCGGTATCAATAACATGGAACCCCCTGACCCTAATAGGTACTATCAGTTGAATTCCGCTGATTTGGTAGTCCCCAACGAAGAAGCATGGAAGTTGATGTGGGATTTCAACGCAATCCACCAAGTGTACAATACCCTCCCAGGTGATTCGGCACTCGCCAAAAAGGCGCAATGGGTGGCCAATGAGATAATGAATGTGTTCGAGACGGGAAGCCTGGAGAGTGTGGCCAGGGGGCGAGAAGTGGCACAAATTGTCCTCGGTAAAGATTGGGAGAAGAATATTcaagaggagagtgagaACGctgggatggagaagggcgTACTCTGGGGCATTGGACATTG CCATATCGACACTGCCTGGCTCTGGCCCTTCCATGTGACCCAGCAGAAATCTGCTCGATCTTGGTCAACTCAGTGCGACCTTATAGACCGTTATCCCGAACATCGTTTCTCCGCTACCCAAGCTCAACAATTCAAATGGGTCGAACAACTTTATCCCTTGCTTTTCGCTAGgatcaaggaaaaggtaTCTGAGGGCAATTTTCAACCTCTTGGAGCGACGTGGGTTGAGATGGATACGAACCTACCCTCAGGTGAAGCTTTAATAAGGCAGTTCCTGTATGGGCAGAGATATTATGAGAGCAGGTTCGGCTTTAGGTCTGATACGTTCGTTTTACCTGACACTT TTGGTTACTCCAGTCAACTTCCTCAAATCTCTCGACAAGCAGGAGCCAAAAATTTCTTCACGCAGAAGCTGTCATGGAATTCTATCAACAAGTTCCCGCACAGTACATTCAACTGGGTAGGATTGGATGGATCTCAGGTTTTGACGCACATGACTCCTGTGGACAACTACAACTCTCA GTGTAATATCGACGACATCCGACGAGGAGTTACTGGTCATAAAAATCTCGATGTCACCT CTGAAGCTCTCCTCTTGTTTGGCAACGGTGACGGTGGCGGCGGCCCTACTCCTCCCATGCTGGAGAAACTCCGTCGAGCTCGAGCTATCGGTCAGCACCCTGATGCAGGAGGTCAACTGCCGCTTGTCAAGATGGGCGGAAGCTTCTCCGAGTTTTTTGATAGCGTTAGGAAGGAAACAGAGAATGGGATCAGACTGCCTTACTGGAGGGGCGAGCTGTACTTCGAACTACATAGAGGAACGTATACTACGCATGCCTCAATTAAAAAGGGTAACAGGAAGAGTGAAATTCTTATGAGGCAGGCAGAGTATGCTGCGACCATAGCCAGCCTTGTTGATACTGATTACGAGTATCCCAAAGAG CGCTTCGATGttgcttgggaagatctGTTACTTTGTCAGTTCCACGATGTTTTGCCTGGAAGTGGTATCGCTATG ATCTACGAAGATGCTGAAAAGAAATACGCCGCGCTCCATTCTTCAATCACCAGTATTTTGAATGAGGCAAACTCCATCCTCTTTAAGCAATCAACTCCATTagtcccttcttctcctacAGAAGTCCAAGGCCAGGTATTCGCCATAAACACAATTCCCAATTATTCTCGTCGGGAAATAGTTGAAGTGCATCTAGGAAAAGGGGCAACCAGCCTTCGACAAGTGTCTGCGCAGGTCACAGATGACGGAAAGAAAGGATGGTTGTTAATGAGCACGGAAGACGATGGAGGAATGGTTGCGCTACCTAAGGGGGTTTACGCCTCGCCACGGGTGGCGA TCGTCCtggagaaagatgatgtAGCCGTGATGTCGAACGACAATATCTCTTTGCAAATCAAAGGCGGGAGAATTACCAGTGTCTATGACAAAGCTTTGGA GAGAGAGCTTGTCGCTCCCGGACAGACAGGCGGCTTGGTCATCATGGAAGACCATCCCAACTTTTGGGA CGCATG GGATGTTGATGAATTTCATTTGGAGAAACAAAAGCATCTCAAATTTGGCCCATTGCGTGTCAAAGAGAACGGTCCACTAAGGGGCATCATTAGCACCACCTGCCGAGTAGGGAAAAGTCTTATCCAAATCGAC ATCATTATGGATGCCATTGCGGCTTCTGTAAAGCCCGGCGCCCGTAGCATAATACGATTCGACACTGTTGT TGactggaaagagaaacatCAATTCCTGAAGT TCGAGCTTCCCCTTGATATCTACTCTGACTTTGCCACCTATGATACGCAATTCGGAACTGTTGCTCGGCCCACTCACAGGAACACCAGCTGGGATGCTGCCAA GTTCGAGGTCTGCGCGCACAAGTTTGCTGACTTATCCGAG TATGGATATGGCGTCGCAATCCTCAACGACTGCAAATATGGCTA CGCCACGCAGGGTAATGTCATGCGTCTTTCGCTTTTACGAGCCCCTACCCAGCCAGACGCAGATTGCGATATTGGAACGCATTCGTTTTCATTTGCCATTTATCCTCATAGTGGTACTTTCATTGAAAGTGATGTGGCCCAAGTCGCCTATGCCTTCAATTCACCATTGTCCG TGTGTTGTGCTCCGAAAAACTTTTTGACAAACGTTTCACCATTAGCTAGATCATCTCCCTTTACacttgaaggagcagaCAATGTCATGCTGGAGACCATTAAACGAGGCGAGGACGATCAATTGTCTGGAGATAAGACCAAGACCATCATTTTGAGGGTATACGAGCATCTCGGTGGCCATGCTAAAGTCAAGCTCAACGT AAGGCATCTGGCTGTGGTGAAGGCTGAGCTTGTCAACATCCTGGAAGATCATCTTGAAACTCTTCGTCTCTACCCGCTGGACGACAAAGAAAAAGCACTGTCAGACCTCGGGAATGAAGAGAATCCTCATTCCGGCGACAACGTTTACGTCCAGCTGAACTTGAGAGGATACGAGGTGCAGACTGTAAGACTGACGGTAAAGGGTAAGAAAAGTAAGGCAGAGTCGGAAGGATGGATAAAGTTGTAA